A window of the Arachis duranensis cultivar V14167 chromosome 5, aradu.V14167.gnm2.J7QH, whole genome shotgun sequence genome harbors these coding sequences:
- the LOC127747602 gene encoding uncharacterized protein LOC127747602, which yields MVMFWSPYCCGVSEKKGISRWSKMRKSASRHNSSGVGGSSNPSSQTPIQSSPNSQYSDFANPHGLDAIDLNDDIEDRRQDSIQHSHWKEDEMLISAWLNVSTDPIVGTDQKEETFWSRIHSYCVEFCSDMTTGSQLPTQSGGSKRTKVSATGAYSSSSNPETPLADEPGVDSPVCPQGSKKSKRKGKGKAQMSKDFSERKSSVVKKLSLMEDIKNVREKELMEREKEREEEKEHRAKMMAIKEKEIQIQAAMKEQELQTQRYIKEMEIKAKEREMERMAKERERELDMQILNADTSTMSEKRRALHEIACEKIIAKWFT from the exons ATGGTTATGTTTTGGAGTCCCTATTGCTGTGGCGTGTCAGAGAAAAAGGGAATCAGTCGTTGGAGTAAGATGAGAAAGAG TGCATCAAGACATAACTCATCTGGTGTTGGTGGCTCTTCTAACCCATCCTCTCAGACTCCTATACAATCTAGTCCAAATTCGCAATATTCAGATTTTGCCAACCCTCATGGATTAGATGCTATCGACCTCAATGATGATATTGAAGATCGGAGGCAAGATAGTATTCAACACTCGCATTGGAAAGAGGATGAGATGCTGATCAGTGCATGGTTAAATGTTTCAACTGACCCTATAGTTGGTACCGATCAAAAGGAGGAAACATTTTGGAGTCGAATTCATAGCTATTGTGTAGAATTTTGCTCCGACATGACAACGGG AAGCCAACTACCTACACAAAGTGGCGGCTCAAAGAGAACCAAGGTTAGTGCAACTGGAGCATACTCATCCTCATCAAACCCAGAAACACCGTTGGCTGACGAACCCGGTGTGGACTCTCCCGTTTGCCCACAaggatcaaagaagagcaagcgAAAAGGTAAGGGAAAAGCACAGATGTCTAAAGATTTTAGCGAAAGAAAATCATCGGTTGTCAAAAAATtatctctcatggaagatatTAAGAATGTTAGAGAAAAGGAACTAAtggaaagggaaaaagaaagagaagaggagaaggaaCATAGAGCAAAGATGATGGCAATCAAAGAGAAGGAGATACAAATTCAAGCGGCAATGAAAGAACAGGAATTACAAACTCAGAGGTATATTAAAGAAATGGAgataaaagcaaaagaaagggaaaTGGAAAGGATGGCCAAGGAAAGGGAAAGGGAGTTGGATATGCAAATACTTAATGCTGACACGTCTACAATGAGTGAAAAACGACGAGCTCTTCATGAGATTGCATGTGAGAAAATAATCGCCAAGTGGTTTACTTAA